One window from the genome of Choloepus didactylus isolate mChoDid1 chromosome 2, mChoDid1.pri, whole genome shotgun sequence encodes:
- the LOC119527940 gene encoding migration and invasion-inhibitory protein, translated as MGQKWEGSVSRGPASASPGTVFTFPAAFPGEPPLPLHLCSVWFSCARPEPGGGRCRLFALTPGENGGPRPAGVEELGLESSPKGVLGPAPTSVGIQTITPKMVEAEELVQLRRLNLELLRQLWAGQDAMRRAVAKAALESSLDCSSRSNTETLASQEASSMAPGASSPQCECHVQVPPDVHQEDPCEGAWPGRTSSRTASLTPTKCQSQESLVPPRPHSAPVTSDLNDPELPTGPDRLGPQEAQAQRSVPEPQQSKLSKPRVTFNKEAAESESSWCLGSNWTAGSLDCSSPLSSKSEDFFSKLQEFREANRDECISRGPEPQLAGVQESRGVEDDHECVYCYRVNRRLFLVPADPCAPCRLCRIPRDQQDPSALAGPIQVRVTLPLSVLEPPYRYHIHRRKSFDASDTLALPRHCLLGWDIIPPKLEKCSAPRSLDLWSSVTSEAQHRKLLATSSSRLALPPRALPASPIWSEPLVSRPFTPWPKP; from the exons ATGGGGCAGAAATGGGAGGGCTCCGTGTCCCGGGGTCCTGCTTCTGCGTCCCCGGGCACTGTCTTTACTTTTCCTGCCGCGTTTCCCGGTGAACCTCCCCTTCCGCTGCATCTGTGCAGCGTTTGGTTTTCCTGTGCGCGGCCGGAGCCGGGAGGCGGGCGGTGCCGGCTGTTCGCTTTAACGCCGGGCGAAAACGGAGGCCCTCGGCCTGCAGGG GTAGAAGAGCTGGGCCTGGAATCCAGCCCTAAGGGCGTCCTGGGGCCAGCACCAACTTCTGTAGGAATCCAGACAATAACACCGAAGATGGTGGAGGCCGAAGAGCTGGTGCAGCTGCGGCGGCTCAACCTGGAGCTCCTGAggcagctgtgggctgggcaggaCGCCATGCGGCGGGCTGTGGCCAAGGCAGCCCTGGAG TCGAGCCTGGACTGCAGCAGCAGGTCCAACACAGAGACCCTGGCATCCCAAGAGGCTTCCTCCATGGCCCCAGGAGCCTCCAGCCCACAGTGCGAGTGCCACGTGCAGGTCCCACCGGATGTCCACCAAGAGGACCCCTGTGAAGGGGCCTGGCCTGGCAGGACCAGCTCCAGGACGGCCTCTCTCACACCCACCAAGTGCCAATCCCAGGAGTCCCTGGTCCCACCAAGGCCCCACTCGGCCCCTGTTACCTCGGACTTGAATGACCCAGAGCTTCCAACAGGGCCGGACAGACTGGGGCCCCAGGAGGCCCAGGCCCAGAGGTCTGTCCCGGAGCCTCAACAAAGCAAGCTGTCCAAG CCCAGAGTGACCTTCAACAAGGAGGCTGCAGAGTCCGAGAGCAGCTGGTGCCTGGGCTCCAACTGGACTGCAG GGTCCCTGGACTGTAGCTCTCCCCTCAGCAGCAAGTCCGAGGACTTCTTCTCCAAGCTGCAGGAGTTTCGGGAAGCCAACAGAGACGAGTGCATCTCCAGAGGCCCCGA ACCACAGCTCGCCGGCGTGCAGGAGAGCAGGGGCGTGGAGGACGATCACGAAT GTGTGTACTGTTACCGCGTCAACCGGCGCCTGTTTCTGGTGCCTGCAGACCCCTGTGCTCCCTGCCGCCTGTGCAGGATACCACGGGACCAGCAGGACCCCAGTGCCCTGGCGGGGCCAATACAGGTCAG GGTGACCCTCCCGCTGTCAGTCCTGGAGCCCCCGTACCGCTACCACATCCACCGGCGGAAGAGCTTTGACGCCTCAGACACACTGGCCCTGCCCCGG CACTGCCTGCTGGGCTGGGACATCATCCCTCCCAAGCTGGAGAAGTGCTCAGCCCCCAGGAGCCTGGACCTCTGGTCCTCCGTCACCTCCGAGGCCCAGCACCGGAAGCTCTTGGCCACCAGCTCTTCCCGCCTG GCCCTGCCGCCGCGGGCTCTGCCTGCCAGCCCCATCTGGTCGGAGCCCCTGGTCTCCCGGCCCTTCACCCCGTGGCCAAAGCCCTGA